One window of the Archangium primigenium genome contains the following:
- a CDS encoding carboxypeptidase-like regulatory domain-containing protein, whose product MRGRLRWGALLAVGVLMLLALWRLTGGTPEQDPEGAEASGPRTPRAPVAARPREARDPDASPSTPDTPTAADGVLEVEVREGERPVPGAPARLYRRGPRDPNLGTFIWWRVGEGLTDAAGRVVLAAGPGDYLVSVRVEGHAPLVRDVVRPQAEARTRVVLQVEPGVRLEGRTVVGTTREPLPLVRLVLARRSAELAFWLQPELPEDERVQVTSNERGLFRVDGLAPGVWRLEADTPGYALTVIEQVKVPAGKPLEVALQAAGIIEGFVVDARGEPAAGAEVQLGGKTAQQLVTGEGGGFSGEVEAGAYTVMARRGEEAGALETPVVVSAGMTVRGVRLQLGPGAVLEGRVWAKASGAPVAQARVDVSPLGGNGDLGRASTDADGRFQVRGLASGAYDVVVGAQGFATVLRRGVMLRGREHFTLDVTLGGLGSVEGHVRDPEGRPVEGARVLAFPRQDPLDTPAVETRTDAEGHYRLEGVTPGPQRLVARRDGATQGMVRPVEVGDSGPARVDFTLETTGVVEGVVRGRLPDEPLEVTATPTERHGPGWSERRGTPVDAAGAFRLVLAPGSYQVALASTRAASPAERIEVRAGSTTRAELLWREAAQSTGEVGGRVLEPDGAPSPSALVLAFTDGEEREIIGATWTDGEGRFQINLLPERASLERLQLQAANGGRRGQLAGVRTGLQGADVRLAPGATLSGRVVRTGAPVQGFTLTLEPEQFVPLAQKPGPWEFSGERFQVRDVPAGPALLRVRTQDGLQGERAVVLRPGATLEVDVSLP is encoded by the coding sequence ATGCGTGGGCGGTTGCGATGGGGAGCGCTGCTGGCCGTCGGCGTCCTGATGCTGCTCGCCCTCTGGCGTCTGACCGGAGGCACGCCGGAGCAGGACCCCGAGGGCGCGGAAGCGTCAGGTCCCCGGACGCCCCGGGCCCCGGTCGCCGCCCGCCCCCGCGAGGCCCGGGACCCTGACGCGTCCCCCTCGACCCCCGACACCCCCACCGCGGCGGACGGCGTGCTCGAGGTGGAGGTGCGCGAGGGGGAGCGGCCCGTGCCCGGCGCGCCCGCGCGGCTGTACCGGCGCGGCCCGAGGGATCCCAACCTGGGGACATTCATCTGGTGGCGTGTCGGGGAAGGCCTCACGGACGCGGCGGGACGGGTGGTGCTCGCGGCGGGGCCGGGAGACTACCTGGTGTCGGTGCGCGTGGAGGGGCATGCGCCGCTCGTGCGGGACGTGGTGCGACCCCAGGCGGAGGCCCGCACCCGCGTGGTGCTCCAGGTGGAGCCGGGCGTGCGGCTCGAGGGGCGCACGGTGGTGGGCACGACCCGCGAGCCCCTGCCCCTGGTGCGGCTCGTCCTGGCGCGGCGCTCCGCGGAGCTCGCGTTCTGGCTCCAGCCCGAGCTGCCCGAGGACGAGCGCGTCCAGGTCACGAGCAACGAGCGGGGCCTGTTCCGCGTGGACGGACTCGCGCCGGGCGTCTGGCGGCTGGAGGCGGACACCCCCGGCTACGCGCTCACGGTGATCGAGCAGGTGAAGGTGCCCGCGGGCAAGCCCCTGGAGGTGGCGCTCCAGGCCGCGGGTATCATCGAGGGCTTCGTCGTGGACGCGCGGGGCGAGCCGGCCGCGGGCGCCGAGGTCCAGTTGGGCGGCAAGACGGCGCAGCAGCTCGTCACGGGCGAGGGCGGTGGCTTCTCCGGCGAGGTGGAAGCGGGCGCCTACACGGTGATGGCGCGGCGGGGCGAGGAGGCAGGGGCCCTGGAGACGCCCGTGGTGGTGAGCGCGGGCATGACGGTGCGGGGTGTACGGCTGCAGCTCGGGCCCGGCGCCGTGCTGGAGGGGCGCGTGTGGGCCAAGGCCTCGGGCGCGCCGGTGGCGCAGGCGCGCGTGGACGTGAGCCCCCTGGGCGGCAACGGCGACCTGGGCCGCGCCTCGACGGACGCGGACGGCCGCTTCCAGGTGCGGGGGCTCGCGTCGGGCGCCTATGACGTGGTGGTGGGCGCCCAGGGCTTCGCCACCGTGCTGCGCCGGGGGGTGATGCTGCGCGGCCGGGAGCACTTCACCCTGGACGTGACGCTCGGGGGCCTGGGCTCGGTGGAGGGCCACGTGCGGGACCCAGAGGGCCGACCCGTGGAGGGCGCGCGGGTGCTCGCCTTCCCGCGGCAGGACCCGCTGGACACGCCGGCCGTGGAGACCCGGACCGACGCCGAGGGCCACTACCGGCTCGAGGGCGTGACGCCCGGCCCCCAGCGGCTCGTCGCCCGCCGGGACGGCGCGACCCAGGGCATGGTGCGCCCGGTGGAGGTGGGCGACAGCGGCCCGGCCCGGGTGGACTTCACCCTGGAGACCACGGGGGTGGTCGAAGGCGTGGTGCGCGGCCGCCTGCCCGACGAGCCCCTGGAGGTGACGGCCACCCCCACCGAGCGCCACGGGCCGGGTTGGTCCGAGCGCCGCGGCACCCCGGTGGACGCGGCGGGCGCCTTCCGGCTGGTGCTCGCTCCGGGCAGCTATCAGGTGGCGCTCGCGAGCACACGCGCGGCGAGCCCCGCCGAGCGCATCGAGGTCCGGGCGGGGAGCACGACCCGGGCCGAGCTGCTCTGGCGCGAGGCGGCCCAGAGCACGGGCGAGGTGGGGGGCCGGGTCCTCGAACCGGACGGCGCGCCCTCGCCGAGCGCCCTCGTCCTGGCCTTCACCGACGGAGAGGAGCGGGAGATCATCGGCGCGACCTGGACGGACGGCGAGGGCCGCTTCCAGATCAACCTCCTGCCGGAGCGCGCCAGCCTGGAGCGACTCCAGTTGCAGGCGGCCAACGGCGGGCGCCGGGGGCAGCTCGCGGGCGTGCGCACGGGCCTGCAGGGGGCGGACGTGCGGCTCGCGCCCGGGGCCACCCTGAGTGGCCGGGTGGTGCGGACGGGCGCGCCCGTCCAGGGCTTCACCCTCACCCTGGAGCCCGAGCAGTTCGTCCCGCTCGCCCAGAAGCCCGGCCCCTGGGAGTTCTCCGGCGAGCGCTTCCAGGTCCGGGACGTGCCCGCGGGCCCCGCCCTGCTCCGGGTGCGCAC